The region GCCTCGCTACCCGGACGCAAGCTCTGCCTCCTGGTTTCGGAGGGGTTTCTGGTAGGAGCCGGCACGACCGAGGAGCGCACCCAAGAGCTGCAGCGAATCATCGACGCGGCTACCCGCTCCGGTGCCGTCGTCTACGCGCTCGATGCCCATGGTCTTGCCACGGATATGCGGGATGCCAGCCACGAGCGCCAGACGTCATCGGCGGGTCTTCAGGCGATCGTCGCCCATCAGGGCGGCGCGCTCATGCGCACGACTCTTCAGACAGTGGCGAACGATACCGGAGGTTTCCTCGTGCGCGGGACAAACGACCTCACGGCGGGCATGCGCCGGATGCTCGCGGACAACGAGGCTTATTATCTTTTGGCTTACGAGCCAGTCAACCAGAAGCGCGACGGGCACTTCCACAGGATCGAGCTGCGCCTGCCGCACCGCCCTCAACTCGTGGTTCGGACGCGCAAGGGCTACTACGCGCCACAGGAAGGGAAGGTGGCGGGCGCCCCCCCGCGTGGCCTCACCGAATCCGACAGCCTGGCGGTTCTTGGCCAGGCCATCCCCACCAGTACCAAGCTCAGCATAGCCGCCGACTTCCTCGCTCTTCCTACCCTCGGGCCGCATGCGGTCGTCCGCGCCCACGTCGATGTCGGCGGGCTCACGTGGCGGAGGGGAGATGGGCGCCTCCGCGCCGCCCTCTACATCGTGGGCGGCGCCTACAATGCAGACGGCAATCCCGTCGGGACGCCTTTCCGGGCCCGCCGAGAACTGGACCTGAGCCAAGCCGAGTACGAGCGGGCCAAAGTGGAAGGCATCGACTTTCAACAGCAGGTTCCCCTCGAGGCGGGCCGTTATCAGATCCGGGTCGTGGCCCAGGACCCCGACGGGCAGACCGTGGGCGGGGCAACGCAGTGGGTCGAGATTCCCAACCTGGCAGACCGGAAGCTCGCGCTGAGCGGCATCTTCCTGATGTCGTCCCCCACAAGCGGGGGGAGTCTCGCCTCGAAGCCCGCGACTGGCGGCCTCACAACCCGGGACGTGCATGCGCTGCGCCGCTTCAAGCGGACGGACGGGCTGTACTTTCAGTTCTACGTCTATAACCCCGCGGTTGACGACCAGGGAGCCTGCGACGCCGTGATTCAGGCCCAGATCTGGTCGCAGTCGAAGGTTGTGGCCGCTTCGAAGCCTCAGCCAGCCACGCAGTTGGTCAAGGACGGCGCCTCCATCACCCAAGCCAACGGGATGAGTCTGGACAGCCTGGCCCCCGGCCTCTACGCGCTGCGCATCGTCGTCGTCGACCGCAAGGCCAATGCGACGGCCTCCCGTAACATCGACTTCACGGTGGACTGAAGGGGGCCTAGGCCACGAGCACTTCAGCGACCAAGGGGGTCGGGTCCCACACGCGTGACGAAGGTCAACGCACTGGTGCCGGCCTTCGCGGAAATCTCCCAGCAGCCCCCGCTGGGGAACGTCAGCCCGCTGGCCTGGAACCCGGTTGGATAACAACAGGGAATCCTGGCCTT is a window of Vicinamibacteria bacterium DNA encoding:
- a CDS encoding VWA domain-containing protein, giving the protein MGTRKAVVALCAVIAAGGHGSALSQEAVPGAKAEIVRLDAVVTDTNGNPIRDLSREDFELRDDGKPQRLTHFAFVGKDGATEAKATAEPPEKGATAPAAAPEEEAAPQAGRQIAILVDDLHISPGSLESVKEALRRVADEFLRPNDNVALITTSSPGGVQALTQERATLKQAINALALNPRATAPGKDSQMTPEQAELILRGDRNALLLAAKMMVEDPSSVYNDPRGTPRGQVGTGSGANPRSVSPDKGEQQAAVEASSQARGILMEALRFSTVSLSRVDDILRGLASLPGRKLCLLVSEGFLVGAGTTEERTQELQRIIDAATRSGAVVYALDAHGLATDMRDASHERQTSSAGLQAIVAHQGGALMRTTLQTVANDTGGFLVRGTNDLTAGMRRMLADNEAYYLLAYEPVNQKRDGHFHRIELRLPHRPQLVVRTRKGYYAPQEGKVAGAPPRGLTESDSLAVLGQAIPTSTKLSIAADFLALPTLGPHAVVRAHVDVGGLTWRRGDGRLRAALYIVGGAYNADGNPVGTPFRARRELDLSQAEYERAKVEGIDFQQQVPLEAGRYQIRVVAQDPDGQTVGGATQWVEIPNLADRKLALSGIFLMSSPTSGGSLASKPATGGLTTRDVHALRRFKRTDGLYFQFYVYNPAVDDQGACDAVIQAQIWSQSKVVAASKPQPATQLVKDGASITQANGMSLDSLAPGLYALRIVVVDRKANATASRNIDFTVD